In Mucilaginibacter auburnensis, the genomic stretch TTGATCACCTTTTGATCGGGGTTGTTGTTATCAATAGAAAAATCAAAAGGTACGCTGCTGTTCATTCCGGTTTGGGTGACATTGAGGTGCCCCTCCCATGATTTCCACCACAGGCCGGTGTAGGAGAACTGTGTAATAACACCAATGCGCTCTCCATTAGAGTAGTTTTCTGAACAGGATGCAAAAACTACAGCGATCAGTAAAAAAGGTAAAAGTCTTTTCATATACTTTTAGAGGCGATTGGCTAATTAATGTTACACCTATTCCGCTTCTTTAGGCTTGAACGCGTTCCATCCCTGCGCCTTGATCTCGTGCATGTTACCCGAACGTGTTACCAGGTTACAGCCCGACGCCGGTTCGGTTATATGGCCAATAATGCTGATGTCCATTTTGAACTTGATCTTGTCGTAATCGGCCTGCCTAACGGTAAATAATAGCTCATAGTCTTCTCCCCCGCTTAAAGCGCACACTGTTGGGTCGAGATTAAACTCGCGGGCTGTTTCAAAGGTCATCGGGTCTATCGGGATTTTCTCCTCATAAATGCTGCAGCCTTTGTTGCTTTGCCTGCAAATGTGTAATATCTCCGAAGCTAAACCGTCAGACACATCTATCATGGCCGTTGGTTTAACCTCAATATCTTTCAGCAATTCAACAATATCTTTACGGGCTTCTGGCTTTAACTGGCGCTCAACGATGTAGTCTTTTCCTTCCAGATCAGGCTGAATATTTGGATTTTCCAGGTAGATCATCTTTTCACGCTCTAAAAGCTGTAAACCTACGTAAGCACCACCCAGATCGCCGGAAACGCAGATAAGGTCACCTTCCTGCGCGGTATTGCGATAT encodes the following:
- the thiL gene encoding thiamine-phosphate kinase produces the protein MFDNKEKTNIEALGEFGLIKHLTDNIELVQPGTIKGVGDDAAVLDTGGKRMLVSTDLLLEGIHFDLAYVPLKHLGYKAIQVNLSDIYAMNGIATQVTVSIGMSSKFPIEAIEELYEGIYIACKKYGVDVVGGDTSASKQGLVISVTSIGYAHAEDVVYRNTAQEGDLICVSGDLGGAYVGLQLLEREKMIYLENPNIQPDLEGKDYIVERQLKPEARKDIVELLKDIEVKPTAMIDVSDGLASEILHICRQSNKGCSIYEEKIPIDPMTFETAREFNLDPTVCALSGGEDYELLFTVRQADYDKIKFKMDISIIGHITEPASGCNLVTRSGNMHEIKAQGWNAFKPKEAE